The proteins below come from a single Asanoa ferruginea genomic window:
- the hutH gene encoding histidine ammonia-lyase codes for MTTVTVLPTGVSPADVHAVARGAALVELHPTAIEAMAASRAHVDRIEESGRPVYGVSTGFGSLASTFVASERRAELQHALIRSHAAGIGAPMAREVVRAMMLLRIRSLAMGRSGVRPLVAQSLVDLLNADVTPWVPEHGSLGASGDLAPLAHCALVLLGEGWVLDKSGTRIDGSEALRRAGLQPIELAAKEGLALVNGTDGMLGMLLLSLGDAAHLFAMADLTAALSIEAMLGSDRPFMPELHAIRPHPGQATSAANIHRLLQGSAIMDSHRDDLNHAVQDAYSMRCAPQVAGAARDTWEFATQIAGRELRSVVDNPVVLPDGRVESTGNFHGAPLGFAADYLAIAAAEVGAIAERRVDRLLDVCRSRELPPFLSPDAGVNSGLMIAQYTAAGIVAENRRLASPASVDSLPTSGMQEDHVSMGWAATKKLRTVLDNLTSLLAVELLAGVRGIQLRAPLSPSPAGAAAVAAVARFAGTPGPDVFLAPTIEKCRDLIAGTELRNAVEAEVGLLS; via the coding sequence ATGACAACTGTCACCGTCCTGCCCACCGGCGTCTCGCCCGCCGACGTCCACGCCGTAGCCCGCGGGGCCGCCCTGGTCGAGCTGCACCCGACCGCGATCGAGGCGATGGCGGCTTCCCGCGCCCACGTCGACCGCATCGAAGAGTCCGGGCGCCCGGTCTACGGCGTGTCGACCGGCTTCGGCTCCCTGGCCAGCACGTTCGTGGCCAGCGAGCGGCGCGCCGAGCTCCAGCACGCGCTGATCCGCTCACACGCCGCCGGCATCGGCGCCCCGATGGCCCGCGAGGTCGTCCGGGCGATGATGCTGTTGCGCATCCGCTCGCTGGCGATGGGCCGCTCGGGCGTCCGCCCGCTGGTCGCCCAGTCGCTGGTCGACCTGCTCAACGCCGACGTCACCCCGTGGGTGCCCGAGCACGGCTCGCTCGGCGCCTCCGGCGACCTGGCCCCGCTGGCGCACTGCGCGCTGGTCCTGCTCGGCGAGGGCTGGGTGCTCGACAAGTCCGGCACCCGCATCGACGGCAGCGAGGCACTGCGCCGCGCCGGCCTCCAGCCGATCGAGCTGGCCGCCAAGGAGGGCCTCGCCCTGGTCAACGGCACCGACGGCATGCTCGGCATGCTGCTGCTGTCACTCGGCGACGCCGCGCACCTGTTCGCCATGGCCGACCTGACCGCGGCCCTGTCGATCGAGGCGATGCTCGGCTCCGACCGCCCGTTCATGCCCGAGCTGCACGCCATCCGCCCCCACCCGGGCCAGGCCACGTCGGCGGCCAACATCCACCGCCTGCTACAGGGCTCCGCGATCATGGATTCGCATCGCGACGACCTCAACCACGCGGTCCAGGACGCATACTCGATGCGCTGCGCTCCCCAGGTTGCCGGCGCCGCCCGCGACACCTGGGAGTTCGCCACCCAGATCGCCGGCCGCGAACTCCGCTCGGTCGTCGACAACCCGGTCGTCCTCCCCGACGGCCGCGTCGAGTCAACCGGCAACTTCCACGGCGCCCCGCTCGGCTTCGCCGCCGACTACCTGGCGATCGCGGCGGCCGAGGTCGGCGCCATCGCCGAACGCCGCGTCGACCGCCTCCTCGACGTCTGCCGCTCGCGCGAACTGCCGCCCTTCCTGTCACCCGACGCGGGCGTCAACTCGGGCCTGATGATCGCGCAATACACGGCAGCCGGCATCGTGGCCGAAAACCGGCGGCTGGCCTCACCGGCGTCGGTCGACTCACTGCCGACGAGCGGCATGCAGGAAGACCACGTGTCGATGGGCTGGGCCGCGACGAAGAAGCTGCGCACGGTGCTCGACAACCTGACGAGCCTGCTGGCCGTCGAGCTGTTGGCGGGGGTCCGCGGCATCCAGCTCCGCGCGCCGTTGAGCCCGTCTCCGGCGGGCGCCGCCGCGGTGGCCGCGGTGGCCCGCTTCGCCGGCACGCCCGGGCCTGATGTGTTCCTGGCCCCAACGATCGAGAAGTGCCGCGACCTGATCGCCGGCACCGAACTCCGCAACGCGGTGGAAGCGGAGGTGGGCCTGCTCAGCTGA
- the rdgB gene encoding RdgB/HAM1 family non-canonical purine NTP pyrophosphatase produces MSRRMLLATNNAKKLVELQRILDAALGGGAIELVSLGDVEAYPEVPETGLTFGENALIKAREGAKRTGLPAIADDSGITVDALNGMPGVLSARWAGKHGDDTANNELVLAQISDFADEHRGAAFVCAAALVTPGGREHLVEGRQQGRLLRSPRGTGGFGYDPLFVGEGQDRTNAELTPEEKDAISHRGKALRALAKVIAKEPVR; encoded by the coding sequence ATGAGCCGCCGGATGCTGCTGGCCACCAACAACGCCAAGAAACTCGTCGAGCTCCAGCGCATCCTCGACGCCGCCCTCGGCGGCGGCGCGATCGAACTGGTCAGCCTGGGCGACGTCGAGGCCTACCCCGAGGTGCCGGAAACCGGGCTGACGTTCGGCGAGAACGCGCTGATCAAGGCCCGGGAAGGCGCGAAGCGCACCGGGCTGCCGGCGATCGCCGACGACTCCGGGATCACCGTCGACGCCCTCAACGGGATGCCGGGGGTGCTGAGCGCCCGTTGGGCCGGCAAGCACGGCGACGACACCGCCAACAACGAGTTGGTGCTGGCCCAGATCAGCGACTTCGCCGACGAGCACCGCGGCGCGGCCTTCGTCTGCGCGGCGGCGCTGGTCACCCCCGGGGGTCGCGAGCACCTGGTCGAGGGCCGCCAACAGGGCCGGCTGCTGCGTTCGCCGCGGGGGACGGGCGGGTTCGGCTACGACCCGCTGTTCGTCGGGGAGGGCCAGGACCGGACGAACGCGGAGCTGACCCCGGAGGAGAAAGACGCGATCAGCCACCGCGGCAAGGCCCTCCGCGCCCTAGCCAAGGTCATCGCCAAAGAGCCGGTCCGCTAG
- a CDS encoding DUF4190 domain-containing protein, with the protein MHPQPPQQPYDPYQPPPQPYDPYRAAPPQAYDPYQAAPPQAYDPYQPAPQPFSAAPYPASPVPYQQPYPPQQPVHFVAVPVAPTSGTAVVSLIAGIIGILGGWCVFGIPCAIAIITGHVAQRETKTGERGGNGLAIAGLVLGYIGILPAVLFTIFFGIGMIASIVSPTPTPTP; encoded by the coding sequence ATGCATCCGCAGCCTCCCCAGCAGCCCTACGACCCATACCAGCCACCGCCGCAGCCGTATGACCCCTATCGGGCAGCGCCGCCGCAGGCTTACGACCCCTATCAGGCGGCACCGCCACAGGCTTATGACCCGTACCAGCCGGCGCCTCAGCCATTTTCCGCAGCGCCGTATCCGGCGTCCCCAGTGCCGTATCAACAGCCCTACCCGCCGCAGCAGCCGGTGCATTTCGTCGCGGTACCTGTCGCGCCGACGTCGGGCACCGCAGTCGTGTCCCTGATCGCCGGCATCATCGGCATCCTCGGCGGCTGGTGCGTGTTCGGCATTCCTTGCGCGATCGCGATCATCACAGGCCACGTGGCACAGCGCGAGACCAAGACCGGCGAGCGCGGTGGCAATGGCTTGGCGATCGCCGGGCTCGTGCTCGGCTACATCGGAATTCTGCCGGCCGTCCTGTTCACGATCTTCTTTGGCATCGGCATGATCGCCTCGATCGTGTCGCCAACTCCGACTCCGACGCCGTAG
- a CDS encoding glycosyltransferase family 4 protein, with protein sequence MRIALITESFPPDVNGVANSVVRVAEHLVARGHQPMVIAPAPSSSARGVTGARDYPVVRIPSVPLPRYRGFRFGMPSARLTDALIAHAPDVVHLASPFFLGARGVALANQRNLPTVAVYQTDVAAFLRNYRLAWGEDITWHWLRTIHNGADRTLAPSSTAAGDLAAQGIHRVHRWGRGVDTARFDPGKRSAAVRRALAPNGEMLIGYVGRLAAEKRLDLLAPAARLPGVRLVVVGDGPGRKEAEKALPGAAFLGQRGGDQLARIYASLDVFVHAGPHETFCQSVQEAMASGIPVVAPAAGGPLDLVRAGLTGTLVPPGDGHAIADAVAELIAEPELRQRYGLAARDAVAGRTWAAIGDELIAHYAAVLRGRAVRPRLAVAA encoded by the coding sequence ATGCGTATCGCGCTCATCACGGAGTCCTTCCCGCCGGACGTCAACGGCGTAGCGAACTCCGTCGTCCGCGTCGCCGAGCACCTCGTCGCCCGCGGCCACCAGCCGATGGTGATCGCCCCCGCGCCGTCGTCATCCGCGCGGGGCGTGACCGGCGCCCGCGACTACCCGGTGGTTCGCATCCCCAGCGTTCCGCTGCCCCGCTACCGCGGTTTCCGGTTCGGCATGCCCAGCGCCCGGCTCACCGACGCGCTGATCGCGCACGCGCCGGACGTCGTACACCTGGCGAGTCCGTTCTTCCTCGGTGCCCGTGGTGTCGCGCTGGCCAACCAGCGCAACCTGCCGACCGTCGCGGTCTACCAGACCGACGTCGCGGCGTTCCTGCGCAACTACCGGCTCGCGTGGGGCGAGGACATCACCTGGCACTGGCTCCGCACGATCCACAACGGCGCCGACCGCACGCTCGCGCCGTCGTCGACGGCGGCCGGTGACCTGGCCGCGCAGGGCATCCATCGAGTGCACCGGTGGGGGCGCGGCGTCGACACGGCCCGGTTCGACCCCGGCAAGCGCAGCGCCGCGGTGCGTCGCGCTCTCGCACCCAACGGCGAAATGCTCATCGGGTACGTCGGCCGCCTGGCCGCCGAGAAGCGGCTGGACCTGTTGGCGCCGGCGGCCCGGCTGCCCGGCGTGCGGCTGGTCGTGGTTGGCGACGGCCCGGGCCGCAAGGAGGCGGAGAAGGCGCTGCCCGGCGCGGCGTTCCTCGGCCAGCGCGGCGGCGACCAACTCGCCCGGATCTACGCGAGCCTCGACGTGTTCGTGCACGCCGGGCCGCACGAGACGTTCTGCCAGAGCGTCCAGGAGGCGATGGCCAGCGGCATCCCGGTGGTCGCGCCGGCCGCCGGCGGCCCGCTCGACCTGGTCCGCGCCGGCCTGACCGGGACGCTGGTGCCACCCGGCGACGGGCACGCCATCGCCGACGCGGTCGCGGAACTCATCGCGGAGCCGGAACTGCGGCAGCGCTACGGGCTGGCGGCGCGCGACGCGGTCGCCGGCCGCACCTGGGCGGCCATCGGCGACGAGTTGATCGCGCACTACGCGGCGGTGCTCCGCGGGCGGGCGGTCCGGCCCCGACTGGCCGTCGCCGCATGA
- a CDS encoding winged helix-turn-helix domain-containing protein, giving the protein MPARLQGAAAMRALAHPTRIALIEALRLHSTLTATEASSLIGESPTNCAFHLRALARFGFVEEVGAGPGRRRPWRALDVRWRSPTSRTTNSRRPQPGRCRMC; this is encoded by the coding sequence ATGCCAGCACGACTCCAAGGGGCGGCCGCGATGCGCGCGCTGGCGCACCCGACCCGGATCGCGCTGATCGAGGCCCTCCGTCTGCATTCGACATTGACGGCTACGGAGGCGAGTTCGTTGATCGGTGAGAGCCCGACAAACTGCGCTTTCCACCTGCGGGCGCTGGCCCGGTTCGGTTTTGTGGAGGAGGTCGGGGCGGGCCCCGGCCGGCGCCGCCCCTGGCGGGCGCTGGACGTGCGCTGGCGTTCTCCGACGTCCAGGACGACGAACAGTCGACGGCCGCAGCCCGGGCGCTGTCGGATGTGTTGA
- a CDS encoding DUF6186 family protein — protein MRTGLGRVLVLGWWCWIGYHFLAR, from the coding sequence ATGCGCACGGGCCTCGGCCGCGTTCTGGTGCTCGGCTGGTGGTGCTGGATCGGCTACCACTTCCTGGCCCGCTGA
- a CDS encoding alpha/beta fold hydrolase, protein MATPHQSDPVITALHALAPGAGLVSHEMVRANGRRLRWVETTKDTGGPTVVFTAGAGDTVLDWAAVLPALADEFHVVAYDRAGLGASDPQRRLTIPNQVDDLVALLDQQRGPVLLAGHSWGGLLAEFATAARPDAVQGLVLIDATHEEVMAAVPVNLRIASDLMLNWMVVLKSLGLFQKQLTQHARAFAVRCTDDPEIQGLLTGAYLHSYASRGQVAAIRAENRLASRVAEARRTRAAMTLPDLPVTVLTATSGKPPKLQALSAELADQTAAGYPRGTHIVVDDSGHYIHQDQPAATVAAIKATAGQLPSVQGGGDQGDDQPETPQPSR, encoded by the coding sequence ATGGCGACCCCGCACCAGAGCGATCCCGTGATCACCGCGCTGCACGCGCTGGCACCCGGAGCCGGCCTGGTGTCACACGAGATGGTCCGTGCCAACGGGCGGCGCCTGCGCTGGGTCGAGACGACCAAGGACACCGGCGGGCCGACCGTGGTGTTCACCGCGGGTGCGGGCGACACCGTGCTCGACTGGGCGGCCGTGCTGCCGGCGCTGGCCGACGAGTTCCACGTGGTCGCCTACGACCGGGCCGGCCTCGGTGCCAGTGACCCACAGCGCCGGTTGACCATCCCCAACCAGGTTGACGACCTGGTCGCCCTGCTCGACCAGCAGCGCGGGCCCGTGTTGCTGGCCGGCCACAGTTGGGGCGGGCTGCTCGCCGAGTTCGCCACCGCCGCCCGGCCCGACGCCGTCCAGGGCCTGGTGCTGATCGACGCGACCCACGAGGAGGTCATGGCCGCGGTGCCGGTCAACCTGCGGATCGCGTCTGACCTGATGCTCAACTGGATGGTCGTGCTCAAGTCTCTCGGCCTGTTCCAGAAGCAGCTCACCCAGCACGCCCGGGCCTTCGCCGTGCGCTGCACCGACGACCCCGAGATCCAGGGGCTGCTGACCGGCGCCTACCTCCATTCCTACGCGAGCCGCGGTCAGGTCGCCGCCATCCGCGCCGAGAACCGGCTCGCGAGCCGGGTCGCCGAGGCACGCCGCACCCGGGCCGCGATGACCCTGCCCGATCTGCCGGTGACGGTCCTGACCGCGACCAGCGGCAAGCCGCCCAAGCTGCAGGCCTTGTCCGCCGAACTCGCCGACCAGACCGCGGCCGGCTACCCACGGGGTACGCACATCGTCGTCGACGACTCGGGGCACTACATCCACCAAGATCAGCCGGCCGCGACGGTGGCCGCCATCAAGGCCACCGCTGGGCAATTGCCGAGCGTGCAAGGCGGCGGCGATCAAGGCGATGACCAACCAGAAACACCTCAGCCGTCACGGTGA
- the rph gene encoding ribonuclease PH — protein MARPDGRRPDQLRPVTITRQWSVHPEGSVLVEFGDTRVLCTASVTEGVPRWRKGSGLGWVTAEYAMLPRATTTRSDRESVKGRVGGRTQEISRLIGRSLRACVDLKSLGENSVVLDCDVLQADGGTRTAAITGAYVALHDAVTWMAGKKILAGKIEEAVPRSVSAVSVGVIDGEPRLDLMYLEDGAADVDMNVVCTGDGDFVEVQGTGEAAVFNRAELDALLDLAVGGCMTLADAQRKALAS, from the coding sequence ATGGCTCGACCAGACGGGCGGCGACCCGACCAGCTGCGACCGGTGACGATCACTCGACAGTGGAGCGTGCACCCCGAGGGTTCGGTGCTCGTCGAGTTCGGCGACACCCGGGTGTTGTGCACGGCGAGCGTCACCGAGGGGGTGCCGCGCTGGCGCAAGGGCAGCGGCCTCGGCTGGGTGACCGCGGAATACGCGATGCTGCCGCGGGCCACCACGACGCGCTCCGACCGGGAGAGTGTCAAGGGCCGGGTGGGCGGGCGCACCCAGGAGATCTCCCGGTTGATCGGCCGCAGCCTGCGGGCCTGTGTCGACCTGAAGAGCCTCGGTGAGAACTCCGTCGTGCTCGACTGCGATGTGCTCCAGGCCGACGGCGGCACGAGGACGGCGGCCATCACCGGCGCGTACGTCGCGCTGCACGACGCGGTGACCTGGATGGCCGGGAAGAAGATCCTGGCGGGCAAGATCGAGGAAGCGGTGCCCCGCTCGGTCTCGGCGGTCAGCGTCGGCGTCATCGACGGCGAGCCCCGCCTCGACCTGATGTATCTCGAAGACGGCGCCGCCGACGTCGACATGAACGTGGTCTGCACCGGCGACGGCGACTTCGTCGAGGTGCAGGGCACCGGCGAGGCCGCGGTCTTCAACCGGGCCGAGCTCGACGCGCTGCTGGATCTGGCCGTGGGCGGCTGCATGACGCTGGCCGACGCACAGCGGAAGGCGCTGGCGTCATGA
- the hutI gene encoding imidazolonepropionase — translation MPGTGDGGLLGVRRKAAVLVEEGDIAWVGPSRYAPAADRRIDAQGGAVLPGFVDSHAHLVFAGDRATEFAARMAGEAYTGGGIRTTVAATRAASDDDLRDNVSRLRDEALRQGTTTIEIKSGYGLTVADEARSLRIAREFSAETTFLGAHTVPSEYADRADDYVGLVCGPMLRAARPYAKWIDVFCEKGAFDADHARAILTVGKDAGLGVRVHANQLGPGEGVQLAVELGAASADHCTHLSRDDIDALAGSQTVATLLPGAEFSTRSAYPEARKLLDAGATVALASDCNPGSSYTSSMPFCIALAVREMGMTPAEAVWAATAGGARALRRDDLGVIRPGARADIVVLDAPSHVHLAYRPGVPLVTKVLHNGVPQ, via the coding sequence ATGCCGGGCACCGGCGACGGCGGCCTGCTCGGCGTCCGGCGCAAAGCCGCGGTGCTGGTGGAAGAGGGCGACATCGCCTGGGTCGGCCCGAGCCGCTACGCCCCGGCCGCCGACCGCCGCATCGACGCACAGGGCGGCGCCGTGCTGCCCGGGTTCGTCGACAGCCACGCCCACCTGGTCTTCGCCGGCGACCGGGCAACCGAGTTCGCCGCCCGGATGGCCGGCGAGGCCTACACCGGCGGGGGCATCCGCACCACCGTGGCCGCGACTCGCGCCGCGAGCGACGACGACCTACGCGACAACGTCAGCCGCCTGCGCGACGAGGCCTTGCGACAGGGCACCACGACCATCGAGATCAAGAGTGGCTACGGGCTGACCGTGGCCGACGAGGCCCGCTCGCTCCGGATCGCCAGGGAGTTCAGCGCGGAGACCACCTTCCTCGGCGCCCACACGGTCCCGTCCGAATACGCCGACCGCGCCGACGACTACGTCGGGCTGGTCTGCGGTCCGATGCTGCGCGCGGCCCGGCCCTACGCCAAGTGGATCGACGTGTTCTGCGAGAAGGGCGCCTTCGACGCCGACCACGCCCGGGCGATCCTGACCGTCGGCAAAGACGCCGGCCTGGGCGTGCGGGTGCATGCCAACCAGCTCGGCCCCGGGGAAGGCGTCCAGCTCGCGGTCGAGCTCGGTGCGGCCAGCGCCGACCACTGCACCCACCTGTCCCGCGACGACATCGACGCGCTGGCCGGCTCCCAGACGGTGGCGACCCTGCTGCCGGGCGCGGAGTTCTCCACCCGGTCGGCCTACCCCGAAGCCCGCAAGCTGCTCGACGCCGGCGCGACGGTCGCGCTGGCGAGCGACTGCAACCCCGGCTCGTCCTACACCTCCTCGATGCCGTTCTGCATCGCTCTCGCCGTGCGCGAGATGGGCATGACCCCGGCCGAGGCGGTCTGGGCGGCCACCGCGGGCGGTGCCCGGGCGCTGCGTCGCGACGATCTGGGCGTGATCCGCCCGGGTGCGCGAGCCGACATCGTGGTGCTCGACGCGCCCTCTCACGTGCACCTGGCCTACCGGCCGGGTGTCCCACTGGTCACCAAGGTTCTGCACAACGGAGTCCCGCAATGA
- a CDS encoding glycosyltransferase, with translation MSSGAGGLRIVRLANFIMPRSGGLRTALRSLGSGYLANGHQPILVMPGERYSDEVTDQGRVITLPGPMVPLTGGYRVLVGRRQLARLLDRLAPDRLEVSDRTTLRWTGRWARGAGVPSVMVSHESLAGLLRISGLPGAAGRRAADALNARSAEAYDTIVCTTGWAAEEFVRIGVPVRRAPLGVDLETFHPGRHDPLVRSRFASSSEVLLVTCTRLSPEKKPELAVDALATLVGAGVPARLVVLGDGPRRAALEERAAGLPVTFAGFLPDQAAVAGLLASADVVIAPGPVETFGLAALEALACGTPVVVNAASALPEVVGAAGASAPGNGPELAAAVRGLLALEEGLRRSRARARAEEFSWPAATAGFLQAHRAAVTAGRARADLEAA, from the coding sequence ATGAGCTCTGGCGCGGGCGGGCTGCGGATCGTGCGGCTCGCGAACTTCATCATGCCCAGGTCCGGTGGCCTGCGGACGGCGCTGCGCAGCCTGGGCAGCGGGTATCTCGCCAACGGGCACCAGCCGATCCTGGTGATGCCGGGCGAGCGCTACTCCGACGAGGTGACCGACCAGGGCCGGGTGATCACGCTGCCCGGGCCGATGGTGCCGCTGACGGGCGGCTACCGGGTGCTGGTCGGCCGGCGCCAGTTGGCCCGGCTGCTCGACCGGCTGGCGCCGGACCGGCTCGAGGTCTCCGACCGGACGACGCTGCGCTGGACCGGGCGATGGGCCCGCGGCGCCGGGGTGCCGAGCGTGATGGTCTCCCACGAGAGCCTGGCCGGGCTGCTGCGGATCTCGGGGCTGCCCGGTGCGGCCGGGCGGCGGGCCGCGGACGCGCTCAACGCGCGCAGCGCGGAGGCCTACGACACGATCGTCTGCACGACCGGCTGGGCGGCCGAGGAGTTCGTCCGGATCGGGGTGCCGGTGCGGCGGGCGCCGCTCGGGGTCGACCTCGAGACGTTCCATCCGGGGCGGCACGATCCGCTGGTCCGTTCCCGGTTCGCTTCCTCGTCTGAGGTGCTGTTGGTGACCTGCACGCGGCTGTCGCCGGAGAAGAAGCCGGAACTGGCCGTCGATGCGCTGGCCACCCTTGTCGGCGCCGGGGTGCCGGCTCGGCTCGTGGTGCTCGGCGACGGGCCGCGGCGGGCGGCGTTGGAGGAGCGGGCGGCCGGGTTGCCGGTGACGTTCGCCGGCTTCCTGCCCGACCAGGCCGCCGTGGCGGGGTTGCTCGCCAGCGCCGACGTGGTGATCGCGCCCGGACCGGTGGAGACGTTCGGGCTGGCCGCGCTGGAGGCGCTCGCCTGTGGCACGCCGGTGGTGGTCAACGCCGCGAGCGCGCTGCCGGAGGTGGTCGGTGCGGCGGGTGCTTCGGCGCCTGGCAACGGGCCGGAACTGGCGGCCGCCGTACGCGGATTGCTAGCTCTGGAAGAGGGTTTGCGCCGGTCACGGGCCCGGGCGCGGGCCGAGGAGTTCAGTTGGCCGGCGGCGACCGCGGGGTTCCTCCAAGCCCACCGGGCGGCGGTGACAGCGGGGCGCGCGCGGGCCGACCTGGAGGCGGCCTAG